The sequence below is a genomic window from Hydractinia symbiolongicarpus strain clone_291-10 chromosome 10, HSymV2.1, whole genome shotgun sequence.
GCTGGTCAAAGAAACGTAACATTGTAGTGTGTATGTTGCACCCCAAATGTTACGTCGTTGACCAAAGTTTTCTAAAGGTGATATAATTTTTGCTCTACTGTTTTCAATTAATTAAACCTTGTACTTCATTTGATTGACAGCAAAACTCTTTTACGACTCTTGATTTTAACAAGAAGACGGCTTAAGTAGACGCTACCTATCTAAGCTTAATATAgtctttttgtttttcaggtGATCAAATGTACAGTGGTGGGAATAATTTCAACTGCTTAGCAGGAACAGATAATTTCGATTTCAACAAATCTAAGTTGATGCTGCCATCATCCACGATCGTTTCGCCTCAGGAAGCATCGAAAGAAATTTCAAACGTATCTAAGCCCGAAACTGTTGGTGCTGTTGTGACAACGAAGACAAAAACGAATGATTTCAGGCCTAAACCAATCAGGAAACCGCCTTCTAAGACGGCGAACAAATCAAAACGCAAAACTATTGTTGGTGAAGGAGGCGTTGGGGTAAATATGTGTACACATTGCTCTCGTGTGTTTTGCAGCAAGAGAGCGTTAGACGTTCACACGTTCAAAATGCATGGACGCGAATACATGCAAAATCCTTCTCATTCTTGGAACACCTCACCATTCACATGTTGGTTTTGCTCCGCACAGTTTCCATCTCCCGAACTTGTTGTTGAGCACATGACGAACTCGCATGAAAACCTAGATAAGTTAAGTAAGCGAGTCGAAGAACAAAATATTCAAGCGAATGCCGCCATCATCCAAGACAAGTCACCTGCATTGAAACCAGGTCAATCTGCTTCCAAGAGGTACGTTTCGATAGCCTCATCGAAACAGATGTTGCCATTACCTTCGTTGAATACCACTCAGACGAAAACTAGCACGAATCAGCAACCCCCGCCTGGTTTTAAAATGTCTTACGCGTTAGCCTATGTGCCAATCTTCATACCAGAGAAAAACGAAAGTGAGGAAAACAGAGACTAGCTATTGAAATCAACATCACTTATAATCAAATTGTAGTCAATACATTTAAATCGTGACCATATTTAGACTGTAATTTTCACGAGTTCGTTGTTTAGCCGGTGGATTTATGTTgccaaaattaatgaaaaatgcgCCTTTTTAAGGCCTCTCTCGTATGACGAAGAAGTACACCTCCCAACAACGACACTGAGACAGTGTCAATCAGATTCGGCTGTTGTATGTCAGTAATGATAATTTTCGTGAAAGGCATAATAGCTATAAGACTTGTGGACATTTTTTTTCGGTCCGTAATATACCCTTAGGGAACAAATTTTCGTGGAAATAAATTTTCGCCTTTTTCTATTAAAATCCGCAAACCCGCGGAAATTGTCTGTTTAAGATATTACCTTAGAAATCGCAATAAGCAGTATAAACATCTGTGTCAATTTGCCGAAGAATCTTTTTACGCCATTTTTTTGTATCAATGCATGTATCATTTTTTCAGTccttggataaattttggccgaAAATGACGTCAAAGTTTcgacacgtttttttttttatttattaaatgcGTGCGCCATAAAGAAGCCTTGAATAAAGTGAGGACAGCGTACACTAAATTACAAAAAGGTAACCAACAAGTTTGCATGAATTATTACTTTCTTCCCCCTCGCAGTAAGTTTTATgacatgtttttctttattttttggttTACCTTACCTCACTCCCTCAGAAGGTTTGAGAAGAAAATTTGCAGATATTGATGTCGACATTTGAATAAAGGTGATCAGCTGATATGTGTTGAGGGAAATGGGTTCCAGTactaaatcaaaaaacaaatttgctttttattttcctgATAATATATATTCTTGCAACTTTAGAAACACAAAGTATATATAGTTTGCcgtgaaaaaaaattcaggcCTATTTATTGAGATAAGGAAGCCTTTTATAGAATTTGCTCATATAACAGAGGCTGATCATTATTTTATCAActacaaaaaagaaattgacctagaaaaaaaggaaaaacgaaAAAATCCTTTTGTTTTAGCGAAAagtcattttaaaaagtttcgcgaaaatttatttttgcgaattaaCTTTTCTTGGAATTCTCGTGCAGGCATGGATAAAATTCGTGAAATTTGCAAAAGTTTACTTAAGGTAATGTTCTTTTCTTCAGTTTTTATCTTCAGTTCAGTTTGTATTTCTTTCATCTTCTGTTTCTTTATGTATATtgcattttctttttccttCCCTTAGCTAGTTTATTAGCCATAACTACAGGAGAAGCAAGAAAGAAATTCTAAAATTGTCAGGAAAAATTAGGTCAACATTTGAGTGGTCTAAAGTAAACGCTATCATGTACAGCACTTGAAAATACAGTAGCAAGAACAAGGTCCCAAGCATAGTTTTCTAAAAACTTATTTAGTGAAAATTCTAGCCTGGATGCTAATTGTTAGCCTTGTGAAATGGATTTAACAGAAAAGGAGTgtaatcgaaaaaaaaaattgaacgtgGAATTGAGGCCAATTAGAAAATCATTCTTAAAAGCTGTCAGGGGGGGGGGCACTTTCAGTCAGTCCAGGAAGttaaaatttcaataattttcctgATAATCATAACGGGGGCCATTGGTTCCAACCTccttcccagcgcctgttgtctcttttctatAACCAGGACGGTGTCAAAAAGataccctggggacaaggttgcatTGGTTCATTAAACATGTAAagtcaattttctttttcagacTCCGAAATTATTACGTTGAAAAACTtttgaactaattttttttaattaatggtGTTATTTCTTTATGGAAATAATGAATATCAAGAAGCAACGTCCAGTGGGCGTGGTTTACTAAAGAATTTCTTTGCCTTACTCCACTaaagttttaacaaatttcaatttGTAAATCAAAAGATCAGTCATTTAATGCGTACACGTGCTGAATGGATGGCCCCTTAGCTGACCAAAAAAATCACCATCATTCGTTCatcgttcttttttttttcctaaACTGACCGGGGGAGATTTTTTTACTTCACTTTGAACTTAGGTGTTTGCCTCCCCATTCTAAAACTTCGTTTGAATAAACTCATtgcaaaaatatcttttcatAATTATTTACTAACAGTACAAATTTTGTTTATACATATAACTACTTATATATTCAGTTACTATATGTAGACTATGTATCCACAATATCCACAATGTTCTTCTTCCAACACTCATTATATATCTCTAAAATGGAAATTTCTGCTTACTAAGCAATTTAGATAATACATCAAAATCATTTTAAGAGCAACTGTTTGGACAGCTTCAAATTTACCCCAAATAGCATTAAATTATGGCGAATGATGTAAaacatattaaatatttttaaaagcccAGTACTCTTTTACAAATCCTTTTATGATTCGTGATTGGCTAACTGCCTAACTCCGTGAAAATTAATAACTATTAAAATTTGTACCTTtctactaaaaaaacaaaattatagaaTCTAACAAAAAAAATGCTGTAATTTCTAACCGTATATAGTGCATGTCTAAAATATCCATTAGTCAGATAACTACGTTTATGCGAAAGAATTATGTAATACAAAAAGcgtaaaaaattgataaaaatacgaGAGTtaataaaatacacggtaaaTTTCTGCATACTCCAAGTAGAAAAAATGTGAGCAAAACGTTTTGTGAAACCAAAAATTACCTGAGACAAGAGGTCTGCTAAgactgaaattattttttccaagCTTAATTAGGGAAAGTGTGTATGCGGTAACTATTCTCAGTTTAGTGTTTCTACAATTTTTCACATTAATTCTCTCTCTATCCTCTCTAGTCAATCGTTAAAGGCGAAAGTCCACTTCGATCGGAAGGCACGACGACGCGCGGCGGTCGTGCGTTTGAGCAGTAGGGTCCACTAGAAATAAAaatgcaagcaaaaatttaaaatggcggCTATTCAAGCACTGGAATGCTTATAATGGCTCATGAAAATTTCGCAATTTTGACATTCAAAACAAACAGCGCAGGCAAAGGCATTTTAATGCATGTACCTCGAGCAGACGTGCTAAAAGATCGAAGTGGAATTTCGCGTTGATTAATTATTGTATAGATAATTTCTGAAATTAATTTCTAATATTCATATGTCTACTGTACTGATTAATATCGTCTTTACATTAACAAGTCAGGTAGAATCAGGAAATTGGCTTTATAAGTGCTACCCTTATAGAAATTTTTGCGACAAAAATATGCACCATCTTCACAGGTGATGTTTGTAAGGCGTTATCATTAAACATCGCCATCAAAAGATACTGATTTTTTCAATATCGCTTCGACGACAGCAAAATCGTCAGGATTTTCTATAGTTTGtggaacctaaaaaaaaaaataagacatgaggaaaaacttttttctttggaCAATTGCAAAAAGGAAAGTGTAGCTGTTTTTCGAACAAATATAGAACCAGgtgtaatttaaaataaaaccccGCGTAGCtaatcaaaaaatcaatttaaacaATTCAACTCACAATGCGACCGCATTTGATGAAATATGGACTCAGGGCTTATATAGGGCATTTAAACTTACCGTATACTCATCACCATCCATGATCTTCTTGAGAGTTCCTCTAATGAATTTCCCTGCACGTGTCTGTCAACAAATATAGAAATTTGTtaacaataaaattataatttttaatttctttttattgaacGAGACGTTTGCAATTAATGCGGAATCCTGCGTGTAAAATGCCGAATCCCTGCATGTAAAATGGGGGAAACCATATAAACCGATACTCAAATAGGAGAAACCGTATAAACCAATACTCAAATGGGAGAAACCGTATAAACCGATACTCAAATGAGAGAAACCGCATAAACCAATACTCAATGCGTTTAGTATTAGCTTTTATGAAACCTTTCCAGAAAAAATAATTCGCAAATGCATTTTTACCAAATCACATTCTTATCATTTTAATGACCTccaaaaaagaagtaaaaaattgGATTTTAGATACCGTGATAATTAATTCTTGAAATTCGCCAACGGAAGAGTTACGAACATTTACTGTTTTTGGAACCTTTGCCCTCAAAAGTTTTCAGTATTAAAGTACATGAAAATACATCAAGTATTTTGAGGTTGAGTTGAAATAAGTTGATAAACAATGTTTTACGCAAACAAGAATAACGTAAAATCTAACCTTGGGTAACACAGGCAGAATAATAACTTTCTTGAAGGCAGCAACTGGCCCAACATCAGAACGCACGACTTGAATAACGTCTTTTTTTACAGTCTCTTCGTCTTTTTGACACCCTGGAGAAGACAGACAGAAAGTTACAAATAAACAGAATATGAATATTTTGAAAAGTCGGAAAGTTGACAAAGTGCAGTTACTCGGAAGCTGACAAAGTAACTGCAAAATATCATATGGTGTTGATCAGAGATCTCTCTAGTTAATAAGaggacaagaaaaaaaaaagaaaatctaaacCTGTCAACTTATCGAATAATAACATTTGGAAAATTATATCGAAACTAAAACCAAAGTTATTGCTCTTacttaaaacaacaacatagtTTAGTGCCAAATAACACACTGAGACATTAACGAAAACAGTCGGAAGTTTCTAACCTTGATTTTGGGGTCTGATTTGTCAGAATATTTTCAGGAAACAACAGGACTATAAGATCAATCGTAATATTCCTGTCGACGCCGACTGATCAAATTACACCATAGTAAAACCCAAAGTTATCATACCACCCTCTTAACTTGAGAGTATTCAAGGGGTGAATAAACGCTTGgcagtttaaaaaacttgacCAACCAAAAAATCAGAAACCTCTCCCCACCTTTTCTTAGAACAACCAAACCAACTGGTATTAAACCTTTTACTTCGTCTTTCACACCAATGACAGCTTGTTCCATAATGTCTGGATCTTGTGCAATTGCCTGCGAAAGTTATACAAATATTTCCACTGCACTTTACATCTTACAATTTCCTTAACATAACCTAATTACGTAAGAGACTAGGCTGCAATAGAACGAAtcaaaaatattacaatttaTTTAAGCATAAACGAATTTGGTGAAAGATCAGACGAGGAATGTTTTTGTTGGAGATTTTGCTCAAATTTTCGGAGAAAATATGTCACATAAGCATTATTATGATGAAAATGTTTCATTTACCCTCTCCATTTGTTGTGTTGACAGCCGGTGTCCAGCcacgttaatgacgtcatcaatgcgTCCACCAATAGAAACGTAGCCGTTCTCATCAACCATACCCGCATCACTGGTGTCATAGAAaccctaaaaataaataaaaaaataaataattaaataaataaacagtGGTCAATTAAATTGCAAGATAATAAGATCTCCTTTATAAAGTAATTGTGTGTCCGTggctattaaaaaaaaactaaaaaaaacaaactaacaGACCTCTACTGTTTCGAAGTAACTTTCAATGAAGCGATCGTCTTTGTTCCACAGCGTTGACATGGCGCCGGGTGGAAGCGGTAACCTATGATTTAAAAGTAGATTTGTTTGGAAGAAATTACTTGATTAGGTTAATCAACAAGCCATGATAaatctgaaaatttaaaattccaaTTTCCGCATTGGAAATTACGATAATGATAAAAACGACTACTACGGAAGCAACGACGATAAAACAacgacaaaaaaaatgttaagcatGTGTTTGCACACATCGACACCCCTaccaactgtaaaaaaaaaaacgaaaacgaGAACAACAACGGCTTCGAACACGACCTCCAAAAATCTCAGATGTGCCTTTTGAGACCACCATCTACCGTCGATCTCAGAACGACGACAACACCAACGAAAGCAGATGCGAAAACGACAACAGCTACAATAATGACGAccacaacaacgacaacgactACAAAAAACGGCAATCAAAATTACGGAATGTAAGAGAACGTCAACGACCATGAAATGCAAAAAGGACGACAACGACAACACCGACAGCTTTTTTAATCTGTTAATAATTCAAAACAGTCCTTACTTTACAAAAATCTGTCCCAATTCTCCAGGTTTGCATTCTTCGTATTGTTTACTCAACACTTTCACTAAGAAAATGAATTTAAGAAAAACTTGAACAAAATGgattgaacaaaaaaatatagaatTATAGATGCGATCAGTCAAGTAGGGATGAAGGTAAAAGGTTTGGCCATTCGAAAATGCGTATAGATATATCATAATGAACGCCTACACGAATAAACCATCAGCAGGAATCATTCAAGAATCACACAAAAATACATACTTTTCAGCGTGTTGGTTATTAAGCTTTTACCTACACGCaacttaaaaatgtcttcaaacAGTACACTGATTTAGAGGCctacttttaaaaaacttttactaaTTTTACAGACTGAATTCCCTCCCATTCTACAGTTGAGTCTCGCTATTTTTAACTCTCTTTAGACCGGAGATTCCAAATAGCGCATGTTCGAGATAACGAGAGTCAACTATATTTTCCAATATGCAGCAAAAATACGCACCATTCCAACCGGGTGTTGGTTTACCAATAGAACCGAGTTTGTAATCGCTTGGTAACCCAAGGCCTAAATGATGACTTGTGATTGGCCAACCAGACTCTAAAacgaacaaataaaaataaattaatcattAATGTtaatttgaatgtttttttttacgtttAAATTTTCATCAGTCTAACCTGTTTGCCACCAATGATCAACAACAGGCTTTCGAAAAACATTCTTACACCACTTTAAAAGATTAATATCGGCGTTTTCACCAGCCAAAAACAATGCTTGAAgcctgaaaaaaataataatagtggGTAACGAATTTTAACTGACCCCCTGTGAAACGACACGAATATATAGTACTACAATTCGTTTGTTGCACCTCAGATTTATCTTTACAATCAAAAAGTTAAAATGATTccaattatttttgttataaaaaaatccgaAGCTTATTAACCATGTGAATGTGGTAAGAACGTTTAACGATATTTTACGAGGATTAGTCCGTCGTACATATTTCTAGCATCGCTATTTCGTGCATTGCCTGCTTACATGAAGTCACGCATTTTTCTTAGACGGGGATCATTCATTACTATGATTATAGGTGCGAATATAATTGGCGTTTTCGATTAGAAAACCACGGTTCTTAAATTGACTGACAGACAAATAGCGACTATTATAACAATTAAAGGTATTAACATCTGTAAAACAGTTTCGtaagtttcttgttttttttttaccttactGTGAAGTTTGAAGGCATTTAAGGCATCTTAGAATTTTCATACTACTCTATGTAAACCTCCATTGCAGGTGTTAACCACTATGTGGTTTGTTTTAACATACACACCATGGGCTAGGAGGATATGCTCGGGGGATAAGCGTGAGTGTGCGTGTTAGTAAATcgtttttcaaacaaatcctTCCACCTTTCCATTGTAAATGCTTTAGCGTGATCGCCATCAGGATCCTAtatgaaatataaattttttaaaaaaacattttcttggaaAGAATACGAGTAGTAAATAGAGAGCTGCGTTTATCAAAATACTGAACGATACCTCCATACTTGAACATAAACATTAGCCGCAAATAAATTGTGCTTGCAAACTCTGTCGTGTCAGGTATTACCCAGACAAAGTTTTGAAATAACAGAGTTTTACGACTTCTTTTAAAATCTGCATCGAAAAATAGGAAACCACTCACTTCGTTTCTAATCACTCTAATCGCAGTTGGCGCAGTAAACAATGCTGATACATCGTATTCGTCGATAATACGAAAAAATGTACTCGCATTTGGTGAACCAACGGGTTTGCCCTAATACGAAAAAAGTCATATAATATGTTCTAATAAACTTTCTGATTTTTCTAACTGTTTGGACTACTTACCTCAAATAAAATGGAGGTACTTTTATTAAACAGAGGAGCGTATACGATATATGAATGTCCGACAACCCAACCGATATCAGAAGCAGCCcaccaaatctaaaaaaaatggtCAATTTTTCAGTTTGTttcctgatattcttataaaacatattcgtATAAAAAAAACCGTGCAAACTGCGTCGGCAATGTACACTATGTTCCAAAATTGGGCAGATCAAAACAAATATACAAGCAGTTTGCCCATAATAGATCACAACATTACATGGATTATTCTTACATCATTCGGGTGAATATTATATATGTTCTTCATTGACCACTTCAATGCAACGGCATGCCCACCATTAGGTCTGACTATACCCTACAAAAGCGTAGAATAGATTTAAGGTTTTTTAACGCAATATTTTTTACGCACCCAATCCTCACACAGATAAATTCTTTTAGACTTTCTATGTCGAGTTTATACCGTTGGTAACTTATTGTAAGTGAAAGTTATAGCAATAGAGAGTCATAAATCTTAACATgaaaagaataagaaaaaaataaaaaattttgggaGCACAGAGAAATCTtacctaaaagttttaaaaaataaaaggagCTTAACAAGTCAACATAATACACAACCTTAGGCGATCCAGTCGTTCCAGACGTGTACAAAATGTAAAGGGGGTCGTTGGAATTGACCGGGATGCAATCATGCCCGCTCACTGAGTCTACAGCGTCATTCCAGTCGATATCGACGTCACGATCGTACTTCATCTTACGACACTGAATAAAATGGACCTTAGGTTATGCGCATCTCTCTCTATATTCATTCAtc
It includes:
- the LOC130612703 gene encoding acyl-CoA synthetase short-chain family member 3, mitochondrial-like isoform X1 translates to MLFAGRQFSIRNLRRAWKAGQKTLFQASRTFSCSCRHHYETHFRRSVETPEEFWEELAQDINWFKKYERVLDNSNPPFTKWFVGGEMNTCYEGLDVHVANGFGDDKALIYDSPVTETKRAFTYDYLKEQASKFARVLINNGVQKGDRVIIYMPMIPEAIIAMYGCARVGAVHSVVFGGFAPKELARRIDDAEPVVMVTASCGLEPNRVLPYEPLVKHAVEIASHKPHKIITVDREQCRKMKYDRDVDIDWNDAVDSVSGHDCIPVNSNDPLYILYTSGTTGSPKGIVRPNGGHAVALKWSMKNIYNIHPNDIWWAASDIGWVVGHSYIVYAPLFNKSTSILFEGKPVGSPNASTFFRIIDEYDVSALFTAPTAIRVIRNEDPDGDHAKAFTMERLQALFLAGENADINLLKWCKNVFRKPVVDHWWQTESGWPITSHHLGLGLPSDYKLGSIGKPTPGWNVKVLSKQYEECKPGELGQIFVKLPLPPGAMSTLWNKDDRFIESYFETVEGFYDTSDAGMVDENGYVSIGGRIDDVINVAGHRLSTQQMERAIAQDPDIMEQAVIGVKDEVKGLIPVGLVVLRKGCQKDEETVKKDVIQVVRSDVGPVAAFKKVIILPVLPKTRAGKFIRGTLKKIMDGDEYTVPQTIENPDDFAVVEAILKKSVSFDGDV
- the LOC130612703 gene encoding acyl-CoA synthetase short-chain family member 3, mitochondrial-like isoform X2, translated to MLFAGRQFSIRNLRRAWKAGQKTLFQASRTFSCSCRHHYETHFRRSVETPEEFWEELAQDINWFKKYERVLDNSNPPFTKWFVGGEMNTCYEGLDVHVANGFGDDKALIYDSPVTETKRAFTYDYLKEQASKFARVLINNGVQKGDRVIIYMPMIPEAIIAMYGCARVGAVHSVVFGGFAPKELARRIDDAEPVVMVTASCGLEPNRVLPYEPLVKHAVEIASHKPHKIITVDREQGIVRPNGGHAVALKWSMKNIYNIHPNDIWWAASDIGWVVGHSYIVYAPLFNKSTSILFEGKPVGSPNASTFFRIIDEYDVSALFTAPTAIRVIRNEDPDGDHAKAFTMERLQALFLAGENADINLLKWCKNVFRKPVVDHWWQTESGWPITSHHLGLGLPSDYKLGSIGKPTPGWNVKVLSKQYEECKPGELGQIFVKLPLPPGAMSTLWNKDDRFIESYFETVEGFYDTSDAGMVDENGYVSIGGRIDDVINVAGHRLSTQQMERAIAQDPDIMEQAVIGVKDEVKGLIPVGLVVLRKGCQKDEETVKKDVIQVVRSDVGPVAAFKKVIILPVLPKTRAGKFIRGTLKKIMDGDEYTVPQTIENPDDFAVVEAILKKSVSFDGDV